A window of the Budorcas taxicolor isolate Tak-1 chromosome 8, Takin1.1, whole genome shotgun sequence genome harbors these coding sequences:
- the LOC128052090 gene encoding zinc finger protein 782-like: MNIIQASVSFKDVTVEFTQEEWHQMDSAQRTLYRDVMLENYSHLVSVGYCFTKPELIFMLEQGEDPWLLEKEFINRSSPEETEPDELLEESLENQGKRLRQGLFINKSLTVEQEISGKPCTLDINIFPAETMPCKFDTTGSTYLLLSSLAPHCQYSKKKTCAPNVCENWLFSIKDGRTNTGENSFVYSKNVKTFGYKVIQHPTIQTLPQAFEYNESRKDFLEKTALVMSKSTHPKMKPYKFNKFGENQHEKSTLIVSQSSHPKEKSLYEFNKYECTKNGNNFSRITQKTDIEGKSFSQKLHIKEQEKFYIGVKSFENGKNFSHNSTLPVHQRIHTREQSSDYGTCTETLGYQSTCNVHKKTQIILKPYECNECGKSCAKTSCLIQPQKSHMEEKPFECHQCGKAFSEKSRLRKHERTHTGEKPYKCDGCEKAFSAKSGLRIHQRTHTGEKPYECNECGKSFNYKSILIVHQRTHTGERPFECNECGKSFSHMSGLRNHRRTHTGERPYKCDECGKAFKLKSGLRKHHRTHTGEKPYKCNQCEKAFGQKSQLRGHHRIHTGEKPYTCNYCGESFSQKSNLRVHHRTHTGEKPYKCDECGKTFRQKSNLRGHQRTHTGEKPYECNECAKSFSEKSVLRKHQRTHTGEKPYNCNHCGEAFSQKSNLRVHQRTHTGEKPYKCDKCGKTFSQKSSLREHQKAHTEK, encoded by the exons GATACTGCTTTACAAAGCCCGAACTGATCTTCATGTTGGAACAAGGAGAAGATCCATGGTTATTAGAGAAAGAATTTATAAACAGAAGTTCCCCAG aaGAAACCGAACCAGATGAACTCTTAGAGGAGAGCCTAGAAAACCAAGGCAAACGTTTGAGGCAAGGTTTATTCATCAACAAATCATTGACCGTGGAGCAAGAAATATCAGGAAAACCATGTACTCTGGACATAAACATTTTTCCTGCAGAAACAATGCCCTGTAAATTTGACACTACAGGGTCTACTTACTTGCTTCTTAGCTCACTGGCCCCACACTGTCAATATTCAAAAAAGAAGACTTGTGCGCCTAATGTATGTGAGAACTGGCTCTTCAGTATTAAGGATGGCAGAACTAATACTGGAGAGAATTCTTTTGTTTATAGTAAAAATGTGAAAACCTTTGGATATAAAGTTATCCAGCATCCGACAATTCAGACTTTGCCACAAGCCTTTGAATATAATGAAAGTAGAaaagattttcttgaaaagactgCCCTTGTTATGTCTAAGAGTACCCACCCAAAAATGAAACCttataaattcaataaatttgGGGAAAACCAACATGAGAAATCAACCTTGATAGTTTCTCAGAGCAGTCATCCAAAGGAGAAGAGTCTCTATGAGTTTAATAAATATGAATGtactaaaaatggaaataattttagtAGGATCACTCAAAAAACTGACATAGAAGGGAAATCTTTCAGCCAAAAATTACACATTAAAGAACAGGAAAAATTTTATATAGGGGTGAAATCCtttgaaaatggaaagaatttcAGCCATAATTCAACCCTCCCAGTgcatcagagaattcacacaAGAGAACAATCCTCTGACTATGGCACATGTACAGAAACATTGGGTTACCAGTCAACTTGCAATGTGCATAAGAAAACTCAAATAATATTGAAACCCTATGAGTGTAATGAATGTGGAAAATCCTGCGCTAAAACTTCATGCCTGATTCAGCCTCAGAAAAGTCACATGGAGGAGAAACCCTTTGAATGTCATCAATGTGGGAAAGCTTTCAGTGAGAAGTCACGTCTAAGAAAACATGAGAGaactcacacaggagagaaaccctataaATGTGACGGATGTGAGAAAGCTTTCAGTGCAAAGTCGGGACTAAGAATACATCAGAGaactcacacaggagagaaaccttatgaatgtaatgaatgtgggaaatcttTCAACTATAAATCAATCCTCATAGTACATCAAAGAACTCACACAGGGGAGAGACCCTttgaatgtaatgaatgtggaaaaTCTTTCAGCCATATGTCAGGCCTAAGAAATCATCGGAGAACTCACACAGGTGAAagaccatataaatgtgatgaatGTGGGAAGGCTTTCAAACTGAAGTCAGGCCTAAGGAAACATCATAGAACTCATACAGGGGAGAAGCCCTATAAATGTAATCAATGTGAGAAAGCATTTGGTCAGAAATCACAACTCAGAGGACATCATAGAATTCACACAGGGGAAAAACCCTATACATGTAATTATTGTGGGGAATCATTTAGCCAGAAGTCAAACCTTAGAGTACATCACCGAACTCACACTGGGGAAAAACCCTataaatgtgatgagtgtggaaaAACTTTCAGGCAGAAATCAAATCTTAGAGGACATCAGAGAACTCACACTggggagaaaccctatgaatgtaacgAATGTGCCAAATCTTTCAGTGAGAAGTCAGTCCtaagaaaacatcagagaactcatacaggagagaaaccctataaCTGTAATCACTGTGGTGAAGCTTTCAGCCAGAAATCAAACCTCAGAGTACATCAGAgaactcacactggagagaaaccctacaaATGTGATAAATGTGGAAAAACTTTCAGTCAAAAATCAAGCCTTAGAGAACATCAGAAAGCccatacagagaaataa